Below is a genomic region from Geminocystis sp. M7585_C2015_104.
CTCTACAGTCCAACTGTCACCTTCACGGGGGAAATTACAGCCACTAAAACGCCCCAACAGTATGCCTCTCACCTGCAAGAAAATGCCCATTAGTCGCCACTGGGTTAACATGCGATCAATCCTATAGGGGGCCTCTTGGACGTCTTCTAAAGCCAAAATAACTCCTCTAAGGTCCGGACAAAGGGGGGTGCCCAACAGATGAGTGGCTACGGTGAGATTGCCAGGCAACAGTCTCCCTTTTGCCTTGCCTCCCCCCCAGCCTTTCCCCCTCAAAGGCGGCAATCCGTTTCCCTCCAGATAGTCAAAAAGCCTATTCAATGACCACTCTGACTCGTGGGCAATGGTAGTCAAA
It encodes:
- a CDS encoding LD-carboxypeptidase, whose product is DGGARLLEAWQGQLINPPKWLIGFSDVTSLLWSLYRQGIVSLHAPLLTTIAHESEWSLNRLFDYLEGNGLPPLRGKGWGGGKAKGRLLPGNLTVATHLLGTPLCPDLRGVILALEDVQEAPYRIDRMLTQWRLMGIFLQVRGILLGRFSGCNFPREGDSWTVEEVLRDRLGDLNIPIISDLPFGHDGDNACLPVGGLVEIDGDEGEVRFL